A part of Defluviitalea raffinosedens genomic DNA contains:
- the phoU gene encoding phosphate signaling complex protein PhoU, with the protein MRNKFDEQLELLKKQMIQMGALCEGAIANATKALIDGDIELAKKAIAADGNIDQKEKEIESLCLKLLLQQQPVARDLRQISSALKMITDMERIGDQAADISEITMLANIKAADNTNHIVDMAKATIKMVTDSIDAYVRQDLGLAKAVIDYDDVVDNLFNDVKADMIRLINEDTNNGEFAIDLMMIAKYFERIGDHATNIAEWVVFSITGKHISEV; encoded by the coding sequence ATGAGGAATAAATTCGATGAGCAGCTGGAGCTTTTAAAGAAACAGATGATACAGATGGGCGCCTTGTGTGAAGGAGCAATAGCAAATGCGACAAAAGCGCTGATAGACGGAGATATAGAACTTGCCAAAAAGGCAATTGCGGCAGATGGGAACATAGACCAAAAAGAAAAAGAGATTGAAAGCCTCTGCCTTAAACTGCTTCTCCAGCAGCAGCCTGTTGCCAGAGATTTGCGCCAGATTTCATCTGCCCTAAAGATGATTACAGATATGGAGCGAATTGGGGATCAGGCTGCAGATATATCGGAAATAACCATGCTTGCCAATATAAAGGCTGCAGATAACACAAATCACATTGTAGACATGGCAAAGGCTACGATTAAAATGGTTACGGACAGTATCGACGCTTATGTTCGACAGGATCTGGGGCTTGCCAAGGCTGTAATAGATTACGATGATGTAGTTGATAATCTGTTTAATGATGTGAAGGCTGATATGATCAGGCTGATTAATGAAGATACCAATAACGGTGAATTTGCTATTGACCTGATGATGATTGCCAAATATTTTGAACGGATAGGCGATCATGCTACAAATATTGCCGAATGGGTTGTATTTTCCATTACCGGCAAGCATATTAGCGAGGTTTAA
- the pstB gene encoding phosphate ABC transporter ATP-binding protein PstB → MDKIRIENLDLYYGDFQALKKVNLNIKKNEITAFIGPSGCGKSTLLKCMNRMNDLVEGCRITGKVLLDGENIYGDMDINLLRKRIGMVFQKPNPFPMSVYDNVAFGPRTHGIRSKIKLDDVVERSLRQAAIWDELKDRLKKSALELSGGQQQRLCIARALAVQPEVLLMDEPTSALDPISTSKIEDLAVELKEDYTIIIVTHNMQQAVRIADSTAFFLHGEVIEYASAEELFSMPKDKRTEDYITGRFG, encoded by the coding sequence ATGGATAAAATTCGTATAGAGAATCTGGATTTATATTATGGCGATTTTCAGGCATTGAAGAAGGTCAATCTGAATATCAAAAAAAACGAAATAACAGCCTTCATAGGGCCGTCAGGTTGCGGAAAATCCACCCTTCTGAAATGCATGAACCGAATGAATGACCTTGTTGAAGGCTGCAGAATAACCGGTAAGGTCTTGCTGGACGGTGAAAACATTTACGGTGATATGGATATAAACCTGCTTCGGAAACGGATTGGAATGGTTTTTCAAAAGCCTAATCCCTTTCCTATGAGTGTTTATGACAATGTGGCATTCGGGCCTCGTACCCACGGCATCCGATCAAAGATCAAGCTGGATGATGTGGTAGAGAGATCCCTGCGGCAAGCTGCAATATGGGATGAATTAAAGGATCGCCTGAAAAAGAGTGCTTTGGAGCTCTCCGGCGGCCAGCAGCAGAGGCTTTGCATTGCAAGAGCGTTGGCTGTACAGCCTGAAGTCCTGTTGATGGATGAACCGACATCAGCCCTTGATCCCATCTCAACATCCAAAATCGAAGACCTTGCTGTTGAACTGAAAGAAGACTATACTATTATTATAGTTACCCATAATATGCAGCAAGCTGTACGTATTGCAGATTCAACCGCATTTTTCCTACATGGAGAAGTAATAGAATATGCAAGTGCAGAGGAGCTGTTCTCCATGCCAAAGGATAAACGAACTGAGGATTATATAACCGGGAGGTTTGGGTAA
- the pstA gene encoding phosphate ABC transporter permease PstA — MECINKRSFGQKLKAYKRSPLSLALFLLVLVSTILTIGILLFLIGYIMIRGIPNIKPELFQWEYNTLNVSLMPALINTVIMTLISLLIAAPIGIFSAIYLVEYAKRGKRLVGIIRITAETLSGIPSIVYGLFGLLFFVTALGWGMSLLAGACTLAIMILPLVMRTAEEALKAVPDSYREGSYGLGAGKLRTVFRIVLPSAMPGILAGVILGIGRIVGESAALIYTAGTVAEIPKGRDFLFDSTRTLSVHMYALTSEGLYVNQSYATAVILLFIVVLINWFSGYIAKKLTKS, encoded by the coding sequence ATGGAATGCATAAACAAGCGATCATTCGGGCAAAAGCTCAAGGCCTATAAACGCAGCCCCCTGTCGCTGGCCCTGTTCCTCCTGGTGTTAGTATCAACAATTCTTACCATAGGTATTTTGCTTTTTTTGATTGGGTATATCATGATAAGAGGGATACCTAATATCAAGCCTGAGCTGTTTCAGTGGGAATATAATACATTGAATGTTTCACTTATGCCGGCTTTGATAAATACTGTTATCATGACGTTAATCTCGCTTCTGATTGCAGCGCCTATAGGAATTTTTTCTGCCATCTATCTGGTTGAGTATGCGAAAAGAGGCAAAAGGCTGGTTGGCATAATCAGAATTACTGCCGAGACACTGTCAGGGATTCCGTCAATCGTTTACGGCTTGTTTGGATTGCTGTTTTTTGTAACTGCTCTTGGCTGGGGAATGTCACTCCTGGCAGGTGCATGCACATTGGCAATTATGATTCTGCCGCTTGTCATGCGTACCGCTGAGGAAGCATTAAAAGCTGTTCCCGATTCGTACCGGGAAGGCAGTTACGGGCTGGGAGCAGGCAAGCTCAGGACTGTGTTTAGAATTGTTTTGCCCTCTGCAATGCCTGGTATTTTGGCCGGTGTCATCCTGGGCATTGGAAGGATTGTCGGAGAGAGCGCGGCACTGATCTATACTGCCGGAACCGTAGCTGAAATACCAAAGGGCAGGGACTTTCTGTTTGATTCTACCCGCACACTATCGGTTCACATGTACGCTCTTACCAGCGAAGGGTTGTATGTAAACCAGTCTTATGCAACGGCTGTAATACTGTTATTTATTGTTGTATTGATTAACTGGTTCTCAGGATATATAGCAAAAAAACTGACAAAATCCTAA
- the pstC gene encoding phosphate ABC transporter permease subunit PstC, whose amino-acid sequence MTKYKESIMKAIFFAAACTSILAVALICLFLFINGIPAMAKIGIFDFLLGTTWKPNNTPPSFGILPMILGSIYVTAGAAVIGVPIGILTAVFMARYCPKRLYRILKPAINLLAGIPSIVYGFFGLVVIVPFIRDTFGGTGSSMLTASILLGIMILPTIAGVSESAIRAVPQSYYEGGLALGASHERSIFFVMLPAAKSGIMAAVVLGIGRAIGETMAVIMVAGNQARMPAGLLKGVRTLTANIIIEMGYAAELHREALIATAVVLFVFILIINLLLSLLKRRTG is encoded by the coding sequence ATGACAAAATATAAAGAAAGCATAATGAAAGCAATATTTTTTGCAGCAGCATGCACATCCATTCTGGCTGTTGCACTTATTTGTTTATTTCTGTTTATAAACGGCATACCTGCTATGGCGAAAATCGGAATATTTGATTTTCTGCTGGGCACAACCTGGAAACCTAATAATACACCTCCTTCTTTTGGAATTTTACCCATGATATTGGGAAGTATCTATGTAACAGCCGGCGCTGCAGTGATTGGAGTACCCATAGGGATTTTGACAGCTGTATTCATGGCCAGGTACTGCCCCAAAAGGCTGTACCGCATCTTAAAACCTGCAATAAACCTGCTCGCAGGGATTCCTTCCATTGTATACGGGTTTTTCGGACTTGTAGTCATAGTTCCTTTTATCCGTGATACCTTTGGGGGCACCGGTAGCAGCATGTTGACGGCATCCATTCTCCTGGGCATCATGATTTTGCCTACGATTGCAGGCGTAAGCGAATCAGCAATCAGAGCAGTCCCTCAAAGCTATTATGAAGGCGGACTGGCACTTGGGGCGAGCCATGAAAGGAGCATATTTTTTGTAATGCTTCCGGCTGCAAAATCCGGCATCATGGCTGCTGTGGTCCTGGGTATAGGCAGAGCCATCGGAGAGACCATGGCAGTCATCATGGTTGCAGGAAACCAGGCACGAATGCCTGCCGGATTGCTGAAAGGCGTCAGGACACTTACAGCCAACATAATCATTGAAATGGGCTATGCTGCGGAACTGCACAGGGAGGCCCTGATTGCGACAGCTGTTGTGCTGTTTGTATTTATTCTTATTATAAATTTATTATTGTCACTGCTTAAAAGGAGGACTGGCTGA
- a CDS encoding substrate-binding domain-containing protein, with the protein MKKNLGLISTIIMLTIFFTGCAGGGRNDIVVVSREDGSGTRGAFIELFGIEEKDANGNKIDHTTDEATVVNSTSIVMTTVAGNKNSIGYISLGSLNDTVKAVKIDGIEPTVGNIKNNAYKIFRPFNIATKEDLSELAQDFIRFILSNDGQKVVEDNGYIASSEEGPYSGSKPFGKIVVAGSSSVTPVMEKLKEAYLKLNTNAEIEIQISDSTTGMNSVMEGTCDIGMASRELTESELKSLRSTVIAMDGLAVIVNKENTISNITSDQINAIFKGEITSWNEVAK; encoded by the coding sequence ATGAAAAAGAATTTAGGACTTATTTCAACTATAATCATGCTGACAATCTTCTTCACAGGCTGTGCAGGCGGAGGCCGCAATGACATTGTAGTTGTTTCCCGGGAAGATGGATCGGGCACCAGAGGAGCATTTATTGAACTGTTTGGAATTGAAGAAAAGGATGCAAATGGAAACAAGATAGATCATACAACAGACGAGGCAACCGTTGTAAACAGTACTTCCATCGTAATGACCACGGTAGCTGGCAATAAGAACTCCATTGGGTATATCTCCCTGGGTTCCTTGAATGATACCGTCAAAGCAGTTAAGATTGATGGAATAGAGCCCACCGTTGGAAATATTAAAAACAATGCTTACAAGATATTCAGACCTTTCAATATTGCAACCAAGGAAGACCTCAGCGAACTGGCTCAGGATTTTATCAGGTTTATTCTTAGCAACGACGGACAAAAGGTAGTAGAAGACAATGGCTATATTGCTTCATCAGAAGAAGGTCCTTACAGCGGCTCGAAGCCATTCGGCAAAATAGTAGTTGCAGGATCCTCGTCCGTTACTCCGGTCATGGAGAAGCTGAAAGAGGCTTATTTGAAGCTGAACACCAATGCAGAGATTGAGATACAGATCAGTGATTCTACAACAGGCATGAATTCAGTAATGGAAGGAACTTGTGATATCGGTATGGCATCCAGAGAGTTGACGGAGAGCGAATTGAAAAGCTTGAGATCAACAGTAATAGCCATGGATGGGCTTGCAGTCATCGTAAACAAGGAAAATACAATAAGCAACATTACAAGTGACCAGATTAACGCCATTTTCAAAGGGGAAATTACCTCCTGGAATGAGGTTGCTAAGTAA
- a CDS encoding arsenate reductase ArsC produces MSNKPKVAFICVHNSCRSQIAEALGKHFAGDIFESYSAGTETKPQIDQDAVRLMKKLYDIDMEKTQYSKLLDEIPPVDIVITMGCNVECPYLPCKHREDWGLDDPTGKGDDEFKKVISRIETKVKELKVRLKHK; encoded by the coding sequence ATGAGTAATAAACCTAAGGTCGCATTTATTTGTGTTCATAATTCATGTCGAAGCCAAATAGCTGAGGCGCTTGGTAAGCATTTTGCAGGAGATATATTTGAAAGCTACTCTGCCGGCACAGAAACAAAACCCCAAATTGATCAGGATGCTGTGCGTCTAATGAAAAAGCTATATGATATAGATATGGAGAAAACCCAATATTCAAAGCTGCTTGATGAAATCCCTCCGGTAGATATTGTTATTACAATGGGATGCAATGTGGAATGCCCTTACCTTCCATGTAAACACAGGGAAGATTGGGGACTGGATGATCCCACAGGCAAGGGTGATGACGAATTTAAAAAAGTAATCTCAAGAATAGAAACAAAAGTAAAGGAGCTAAAAGTCAGACTAAAGCATAAATAA
- the arsB gene encoding ACR3 family arsenite efflux transporter: MSNEKNAGIGFFEKYLTLWVALCMIVGVLIGKYLPAVPNFLGQFDYAQVSIPIAILIWLMIYPMMMKVDFASIKNVGKNPKGLFVTWIVNWLIKPFTMFGIAWLFFFVIFKSLIPEELAQDYLAGAILLGAAPCTAMVFVWSYLTKGNAAYTVVQVATNDLIILIAFTPIVAFLLGVGGVTIPWDTLILSVVLFVVIPLAGGAITRNYVIKKRGLDYFEKSFVPKFGNITTIGLLLTLIIIFSFQGDVILNNPLHIVLIAIPLIIQTFLIFFIAYLASKAIKLSHDIAAPAGMIGASNFFELAVAVAIALFGTESPAALATIVGVLTEVPVMLILVKIANNTRHWFPVKRQKVGMANE; this comes from the coding sequence ATGAGTAATGAAAAAAATGCAGGTATTGGCTTTTTTGAAAAGTATCTGACCTTGTGGGTAGCCCTGTGCATGATTGTCGGTGTACTCATCGGAAAATACCTGCCCGCTGTTCCTAATTTTTTAGGTCAATTTGATTATGCGCAGGTTTCCATTCCCATCGCTATTTTGATATGGCTGATGATTTACCCCATGATGATGAAGGTGGATTTCGCCAGCATCAAAAATGTAGGCAAGAATCCTAAGGGCCTTTTTGTTACATGGATAGTCAACTGGTTGATAAAGCCTTTTACCATGTTCGGCATTGCTTGGCTGTTTTTCTTTGTAATTTTTAAATCTCTAATTCCGGAAGAATTGGCACAAGACTATCTTGCGGGAGCAATACTTCTTGGAGCGGCACCATGCACAGCAATGGTGTTTGTATGGAGTTATTTGACAAAAGGCAACGCAGCATATACTGTCGTACAAGTAGCAACAAATGATCTTATAATTCTCATAGCTTTCACGCCTATAGTTGCATTTCTACTAGGTGTAGGCGGCGTAACCATACCATGGGATACTCTTATTCTATCCGTAGTATTGTTTGTTGTCATTCCATTGGCTGGTGGGGCAATTACACGTAATTATGTTATAAAAAAGCGTGGACTTGATTATTTTGAAAAGAGTTTTGTCCCGAAATTTGGAAATATCACTACTATAGGTTTATTGTTAACATTAATCATAATTTTTTCATTCCAGGGAGATGTAATTCTGAATAATCCACTGCACATTGTATTAATTGCTATACCGTTGATTATTCAGACTTTTCTTATCTTTTTCATTGCTTATCTGGCAAGCAAAGCTATAAAGCTTTCACATGATATAGCAGCACCTGCCGGTATGATTGGTGCATCTAACTTCTTTGAACTGGCAGTTGCCGTTGCGATTGCTTTGTTTGGTACAGAAAGTCCGGCTGCACTTGCTACCATTGTAGGGGTTCTTACAGAAGTGCCTGTTATGTTGATACTTGTAAAGATAGCAAATAATACAAGGCACTGGTTTCCGGTAAAAAGACAGAAAGTAGGCATGGCCAATGAGTAA
- the hgcB gene encoding mercury methylation ferredoxin HgcB yields MKHRYLKNVATLRLSAEKCIGCGRCAEVCPHRVFSVNEKKAQIENKDHCMECGACAKNCPANAITVDAGVGCAFAVIMGWLTGSEPSCGCSSGEECC; encoded by the coding sequence ATGAAACATAGATATTTGAAAAATGTTGCAACGCTTCGTTTGTCTGCTGAAAAATGTATCGGCTGCGGAAGATGCGCCGAAGTTTGCCCCCATAGAGTTTTCAGTGTGAACGAAAAGAAAGCACAGATTGAAAATAAAGACCATTGTATGGAGTGCGGCGCTTGCGCGAAAAATTGTCCCGCAAACGCTATCACTGTTGACGCCGGAGTGGGATGTGCCTTTGCCGTGATTATGGGTTGGCTTACAGGAAGTGAGCCGAGCTGTGGTTGTTCAAGCGGTGAGGAATGCTGCTGA
- the hgcA gene encoding mercury methylation corrinoid protein HgcA — protein MSKEKSCCCSASSCCSTESITPYDKNDKWVTGVIHTLKGSVPVVSTNLHFKDMLGAWKVRWGIGRMNYKINPGLYAIGKPDHTSPVLVSANYKLTFDVLRKELSGLDCWILILDTKGINVWCAAGKGTFGTDEIVSRISKTGLSEIVSHRKLVLPQLGAPGVSAHEVTKQTGFTVIYGPVRAKDIKAFLDSGFKATEEMRTVKFTMWDRLVLTPMELVAAAKSSLMVFGVMFLLNLFAARPFGLADFIAYSGAVVTGTVITPLLLPVIPGSAFAWKGWLLGLIWTLGFTWYSGWFVPGFSLLDIGYLLVLPSLSAFLAMNFTGSSTYTSFSGVIKEMKIAVPLIAISLVVGLVLLLINSIWV, from the coding sequence ATGAGTAAAGAAAAATCATGCTGCTGCTCGGCCAGTAGTTGTTGCAGCACTGAGTCCATTACGCCGTATGATAAGAATGATAAATGGGTAACCGGTGTGATCCATACCCTTAAAGGTAGCGTGCCTGTGGTTTCAACAAATCTTCACTTCAAAGACATGCTCGGAGCGTGGAAGGTGCGCTGGGGTATTGGCAGGATGAATTATAAGATAAATCCGGGGCTCTACGCTATAGGTAAGCCTGATCATACATCTCCTGTGTTGGTAAGCGCGAACTACAAGCTGACATTTGATGTCTTGAGGAAAGAGTTATCAGGCCTGGATTGCTGGATTCTGATACTTGATACTAAAGGCATCAATGTCTGGTGCGCCGCCGGTAAAGGCACATTCGGAACCGATGAAATAGTAAGCCGAATATCGAAAACCGGGCTGTCTGAGATAGTATCCCACAGGAAATTGGTGCTGCCGCAGTTGGGTGCGCCCGGTGTGAGCGCCCATGAAGTGACAAAACAAACCGGATTTACTGTGATTTATGGGCCTGTGAGGGCGAAGGATATAAAGGCTTTTCTCGATTCAGGCTTCAAAGCCACAGAAGAAATGCGTACCGTGAAATTTACGATGTGGGACAGATTGGTTCTCACTCCAATGGAGCTGGTGGCTGCCGCAAAGTCTTCGTTGATGGTTTTTGGTGTAATGTTTCTCCTGAACCTGTTCGCTGCAAGACCTTTCGGGTTAGCGGATTTCATTGCTTATTCGGGTGCTGTGGTAACGGGAACTGTAATAACGCCTTTGCTTCTTCCCGTGATTCCCGGCAGTGCCTTCGCATGGAAGGGCTGGCTGCTGGGGTTAATTTGGACGTTGGGATTTACCTGGTATAGCGGCTGGTTTGTTCCCGGATTCTCGCTTCTTGACATAGGGTATTTGCTGGTATTGCCGTCATTGTCGGCTTTCTTGGCGATGAATTTTACAGGTTCGTCAACATATACATCCTTTTCCGGTGTTATCAAAGAAATGAAAATAGCTGTGCCGCTTATTGCTATTTCATTAGTAGTAGGGCTTGTATTGTTGCTGATAAATAGTATCTGGGTATAA
- a CDS encoding ArsR/SmtB family transcription factor: MEDYLEYAKVFKALGDPKRAMIVDMLSCGELCACMILEKFDMSQSTLSHHMKILCECGLVKGREQGKWTYYSLDTNTVSRIMRFLCNITSEKENCICQEDAGCCKGWDENE; the protein is encoded by the coding sequence ATGGAAGACTATTTGGAATATGCTAAAGTATTCAAGGCGCTGGGGGATCCTAAGAGGGCCATGATTGTGGATATGCTCTCCTGTGGGGAACTTTGCGCTTGTATGATTTTAGAGAAATTCGATATGTCCCAATCCACGCTGTCTCACCACATGAAGATCCTGTGTGAATGCGGGCTGGTCAAGGGCAGAGAACAAGGTAAGTGGACGTATTACTCATTGGACACAAATACTGTCAGCAGAATAATGCGATTTCTCTGTAACATTACCTCCGAAAAAGAAAATTGCATCTGCCAAGAAGATGCAGGATGTTGTAAAGGATGGGATGAAAATGAGTAA
- a CDS encoding sensor histidine kinase, with amino-acid sequence MACKNTRRFTSTFELTGNLLDNALDAVKMNGSPRIDLVLMCNRLGLELKVSNNGSPIPQNVRQNIFTAGYTTKSIKQHSGLGLYIIKQIIDRYDGQLQLREPEDYTGVEFVIYIPWSK; translated from the coding sequence TTGGCATGTAAAAATACAAGACGGTTCACTTCCACTTTCGAATTAACCGGTAACCTTCTAGATAATGCTTTAGATGCAGTAAAAATGAATGGTTCCCCACGAATAGACTTAGTTCTAATGTGCAATAGGCTAGGTTTGGAATTAAAGGTATCCAATAACGGCAGTCCCATCCCTCAAAATGTAAGGCAAAATATTTTTACTGCCGGATATACGACTAAAAGCATTAAACAGCATAGTGGTCTTGGCCTATATATAATTAAGCAGATTATAGATCGTTATGACGGTCAATTACAGTTGAGAGAGCCAGAAGACTATACCGGTGTAGAATTTGTGATTTATATTCCTTGGAGTAAATAA
- a CDS encoding Spo0B domain-containing protein, producing MDVMPLIPFLGVSVPESLVLYYMVLVLTKKKESPFVVIILSLLTSIFSFSIRTMPVRFGIHTISQVALMTIFLNLFFRLPWHTSAVVMVLSSVFLGLAEGISVPLLAWIFKLKLEQIISDPLLRILFTLPHLVLLSVLAYIIGKRGWRLPLISEKLGIKNESDKRTTKQSIRQNCLLTLCLVQALMLVLLNLSFHAYNTGVYPSFTLKTLIEVGSIVLLVSVLATIFVSGYLLKVIEHDAKLETEIHYARDRHNLHLRLQVERHDFYNHLTAIYGYIKACHFDQAETYIENLYHTVSRIGSLLKIEPPELAAIISTKYEEAKINGIKFYWHVKIQDGSLPLSN from the coding sequence ATGGATGTTATGCCGTTAATTCCCTTTTTAGGTGTGTCTGTTCCTGAAAGCCTGGTTTTGTATTATATGGTACTGGTATTAACGAAGAAAAAGGAGTCACCGTTTGTAGTAATAATCCTTTCCCTGCTGACTTCGATATTCTCATTCAGTATTCGGACAATGCCGGTACGATTTGGTATCCATACCATATCACAAGTAGCACTCATGACTATATTTTTGAACCTCTTTTTTCGATTGCCCTGGCATACTTCAGCAGTTGTAATGGTGCTTTCAAGTGTGTTTTTGGGATTGGCGGAGGGAATCTCAGTTCCTCTTCTGGCTTGGATTTTTAAATTAAAACTTGAACAAATCATCTCTGATCCTTTGCTAAGAATACTTTTTACTTTGCCACACTTAGTTTTACTTTCAGTATTAGCGTATATCATTGGCAAACGAGGATGGCGCTTACCGTTAATATCAGAAAAATTGGGAATAAAAAATGAGTCTGACAAAAGAACAACAAAGCAATCCATTAGGCAAAATTGTCTTTTGACATTATGCCTGGTACAAGCTTTAATGCTTGTTTTATTAAATCTTAGTTTTCATGCTTACAACACAGGTGTTTATCCCAGTTTTACACTTAAAACCCTAATAGAAGTTGGCAGCATTGTTTTATTGGTCTCTGTTTTAGCAACAATTTTTGTATCCGGATATCTGTTAAAAGTCATAGAACACGATGCAAAACTGGAAACAGAAATTCATTATGCCAGAGATAGACACAATTTACATTTGCGTTTGCAGGTTGAGCGTCATGACTTTTACAACCATCTTACTGCTATTTATGGATACATAAAGGCTTGTCATTTCGACCAGGCAGAAACTTATATCGAAAATTTGTATCATACTGTCAGCCGCATAGGAAGCCTCCTGAAAATTGAACCTCCGGAATTAGCGGCTATTATAAGTACAAAATATGAGGAAGCAAAAATTAACGGAATCAAGTTCTATTGGCATGTAAAAATACAAGACGGTTCACTTCCACTTTCGAATTAA
- a CDS encoding LytR/AlgR family response regulator transcription factor, with product MLPAKVVMADDEHGVMLILCSILSKLEGALVIGTADNAKDAIALVREHNPDLAILDIEMPDMKGIELAEKLRDIKPDIAIVFITAHHEYSLDAFKLYASDYILKPIDEDRVKSTFRRIYKMLEISKKSNTSQNTETCRISINLGNERVFIKLDEIFYIEKSGRHTLISCSNGKFKTRQTLQELEKYLGKMFFRSHKSFIINTDRIEKIVSFPNSSYYEVKFNNCEDKALLSRDRISELMKYSDYNV from the coding sequence TTGTTACCGGCTAAAGTTGTAATGGCTGATGATGAACATGGAGTAATGCTGATACTCTGCTCAATTCTTAGTAAGCTTGAAGGGGCTTTGGTTATAGGAACAGCAGATAATGCTAAAGATGCAATAGCACTTGTAAGAGAGCATAACCCGGATTTAGCTATCCTGGATATTGAGATGCCTGATATGAAAGGGATAGAGTTAGCTGAAAAGCTGAGAGATATAAAACCGGATATAGCAATAGTCTTTATAACCGCACATCATGAATACTCTCTTGATGCATTCAAACTGTATGCATCCGATTATATATTAAAGCCAATTGATGAGGATAGAGTAAAATCTACTTTCCGACGCATATATAAGATGCTGGAAATATCAAAAAAGAGTAATACTTCCCAAAATACGGAGACCTGCAGAATTTCAATAAATCTGGGCAATGAACGAGTCTTTATAAAGCTGGATGAGATATTTTATATAGAAAAATCCGGACGTCACACCCTTATTTCATGCTCCAACGGGAAATTTAAAACCCGACAAACCCTGCAGGAGTTGGAGAAGTACTTGGGAAAGATGTTCTTTCGTTCCCATAAATCTTTCATTATAAACACCGATCGGATTGAAAAGATAGTCTCTTTTCCCAATTCATCGTATTATGAGGTAAAATTCAATAATTGTGAAGACAAGGCTTTACTTAGCCGTGACCGTATATCTGAGCTTATGAAGTATTCTGACTATAATGTTTAA
- a CDS encoding CooT family nickel-binding protein — MCEANVYLIDEKGEEKLFLESVDKILPEEENLILENIFGQRKIVKARIKEMELVNHRIVLQR; from the coding sequence ATGTGTGAAGCAAATGTTTATTTAATTGATGAGAAAGGTGAAGAAAAGCTGTTTCTTGAATCTGTTGACAAGATACTCCCAGAAGAAGAGAACTTGATATTGGAAAATATATTTGGACAAAGGAAGATAGTAAAAGCAAGGATTAAGGAAATGGAACTGGTAAATCATAGAATTGTTTTGCAAAGATGA
- a CDS encoding DUF3842 family protein encodes MRIAVIDGQGGGIGKSIVEKLRKELMEDIEIVALGTNSLATSFMMKAGANEGATGENAIVYNSSKVDIIIGAIGIIAANSMLGELTPTMAKAIAESPAKKVLLPLNR; translated from the coding sequence GTGAGAATAGCTGTAATAGATGGTCAAGGCGGAGGTATCGGAAAATCAATTGTTGAGAAATTAAGGAAGGAATTGATGGAAGATATTGAAATTGTTGCTCTGGGAACAAACTCGCTTGCCACATCTTTTATGATGAAGGCTGGTGCAAATGAGGGAGCTACAGGAGAAAATGCAATTGTTTATAATTCTAGTAAGGTCGATATAATAATCGGGGCTATAGGAATTATTGCGGCAAATTCAATGTTAGGGGAATTGACTCCAACAATGGCTAAAGCAATTGCTGAAAGTCCAGCTAAAAAAGTGCTTCTTCCATTAAATCGATGA